A window of Paenibacillus sp. 19GGS1-52 contains these coding sequences:
- a CDS encoding MerR family transcriptional regulator — protein sequence MKISEVAEMVDLPISTIRYYEKIGIIPDEYILREQNNYRNYASEIIHHLDVVKNCLAVGFSINDIQSMISKNGISKDEQTSIIKEKIAGIEDAQKKLEDSKQSLYNILELDITCEDGFGKYSEPVSED from the coding sequence ATGAAGATTAGTGAAGTAGCGGAAATGGTTGACCTACCTATATCAACCATCCGTTACTATGAGAAAATAGGCATTATCCCTGATGAATATATATTGAGAGAACAGAATAATTATCGGAATTATGCTTCAGAAATCATTCATCATCTAGATGTTGTTAAAAATTGTTTAGCTGTTGGTTTTTCAATTAATGATATACAATCCATGATCTCGAAAAATGGCATTTCAAAAGATGAACAAACAAGCATTATTAAAGAAAAAATAGCAGGAATCGAAGACGCTCAAAAAAAATTAGAGGATTCCAAACAATCTCTTTACAACATTCTTGAACTGGATATTACGTGTGAGGATGGATTCGGAAAATATTCCGAGCCAGTTTCAGAGGATTAG
- a CDS encoding amidohydrolase family protein, with protein MIYDLIVRNALLIGNDTYTDIGIRDGRIAGIGQLAEETAAETIDAEGRLLVPPFVEPHVHLDTALTAGNPVWNESGTLAEGIEIWSSRKLMLTREDVIARAERTIQLYLGYGALHLRTMVDIGDPKLMALEAILEIKERYRGLIDIQVTAFPQDGIMSCPANEERMKEALRMGADGVSAVPHLEHTREEGVQSLRKAFDLAERSGAYVHVFCDEADDENSKYLEVCASLALSTGMGSRVTAAHANAAAYYNESYFQKIMGLVKRSGLSIVACPLINSVMQGRYDSYPKGRGITRIKEFQQAGINVALSHDDIRSPFYPLGTGNPLDAAHMGAHLAHMSGRAEMRSLIGMITEGGAIAMSLDEYSFQGGELRNGAPASFLLFDAKDSSDLIRQRLSPRFVFRSGRIIAETWPAITSLLDAKADGRANLAIPLPMKMGVSPNRS; from the coding sequence ATGATTTATGATTTGATAGTGAGAAATGCCCTGCTAATTGGTAACGACACCTATACTGATATTGGGATACGGGATGGGAGAATAGCAGGGATAGGCCAGTTGGCAGAAGAGACTGCTGCGGAGACGATCGACGCGGAAGGTAGACTATTGGTACCTCCGTTCGTTGAGCCGCACGTCCATCTGGATACAGCACTAACTGCAGGAAATCCGGTCTGGAACGAAAGCGGTACGCTGGCGGAAGGAATCGAAATCTGGTCTTCACGCAAGCTGATGCTCACAAGGGAGGATGTCATCGCAAGAGCGGAGCGCACGATTCAACTGTATCTCGGTTACGGTGCCCTTCATCTGCGAACGATGGTAGACATAGGAGATCCTAAGCTGATGGCGCTGGAAGCCATACTAGAGATCAAGGAGCGCTATCGCGGGCTGATAGATATCCAGGTTACCGCATTTCCCCAGGATGGAATCATGTCTTGTCCAGCTAATGAAGAGCGGATGAAGGAAGCTCTGCGTATGGGCGCGGACGGTGTGTCTGCGGTTCCGCATCTGGAGCATACACGCGAGGAGGGAGTACAATCCTTGCGTAAGGCGTTCGATTTGGCGGAGCGCAGCGGTGCATATGTTCATGTGTTCTGTGACGAGGCCGATGACGAGAATTCCAAATATCTGGAGGTTTGCGCCTCCTTGGCTCTATCTACAGGAATGGGTTCTCGGGTGACGGCAGCGCATGCAAACGCCGCGGCTTATTATAACGAATCGTACTTCCAGAAGATTATGGGGCTGGTCAAACGATCCGGTCTCTCGATCGTCGCCTGTCCGCTGATTAACAGTGTTATGCAAGGTCGCTATGATAGCTACCCCAAGGGAAGAGGGATTACGCGCATCAAAGAATTTCAGCAGGCGGGTATTAACGTCGCGTTGTCCCACGATGATATCCGTTCACCCTTCTATCCCCTAGGAACCGGCAATCCGCTGGATGCCGCCCACATGGGTGCCCATCTGGCCCATATGAGCGGAAGAGCCGAAATGCGAAGCCTGATTGGGATGATAACAGAAGGCGGAGCAATAGCGATGAGTCTGGATGAATATAGTTTCCAAGGTGGCGAACTTAGAAATGGAGCTCCAGCCTCGTTCCTCTTATTCGACGCCAAGGACTCAAGCGACTTGATCCGCCAGCGCCTGTCACCCCGGTTCGTGTTCCGAAGCGGCCGCATCATCGCTGAGACTTGGCCCGCAATCACAAGCCTGTTGGATGCAAAGGCTGATGGAAGAGCTAATCTAGCCATTCCGCTTCCAATGAAAATGGGGGTTTCCCCTAATCGATCATAA
- a CDS encoding NAD(P)H-dependent oxidoreductase, whose amino-acid sequence MAKVLIVYFSAYGHIHRMAEAAAKGASDEGHEVRLGRIPEFRSPDNVTALLDHPSHSQERDEDMLSGKFRVGARWEKYEASQEEQKDVPEVSHDDLRWADGIVWGFPTYYGSMPAQVKSFLDMSGSLCASGELEGKPTGVMTSAGSIHTGHEATILTSIVPLLHFGLIYVGLPYSQNPEYLTADAIGGSPYGPSTLAGPDSSKTPDERELIMAGRLGARVARFAEATKGIK is encoded by the coding sequence ATGGCGAAGGTCTTGATCGTCTATTTCAGCGCTTATGGACATATTCACCGGATGGCTGAAGCGGCTGCAAAAGGGGCTTCAGACGAAGGGCACGAGGTAAGACTGGGACGCATACCGGAGTTCCGTTCTCCCGACAACGTAACGGCACTGCTTGACCATCCGAGCCACAGCCAAGAACGCGATGAGGATATGCTGTCCGGCAAGTTCCGTGTCGGTGCAAGATGGGAGAAGTATGAGGCCTCACAGGAAGAGCAAAAGGATGTTCCTGAAGTGTCTCATGACGATTTGCGCTGGGCAGACGGCATTGTGTGGGGCTTTCCTACCTATTACGGATCGATGCCAGCTCAGGTCAAGTCGTTCCTTGATATGTCAGGCAGTCTATGCGCTAGTGGAGAATTGGAGGGCAAGCCGACGGGAGTTATGACGAGTGCCGGTTCGATCCATACTGGCCATGAAGCAACCATTCTCACCTCTATCGTGCCATTGCTTCATTTCGGTCTGATTTATGTCGGTCTCCCCTATTCGCAGAATCCAGAATATTTGACAGCGGATGCGATCGGCGGTTCTCCCTATGGGCCCTCTACCCTGGCGGGTCCAGATAGTTCGAAAACACCCGATGAGCGAGAGTTGATTATGGCAGGCAGGCTGGGCGCTCGTGTAGCACGATTTGCTGAAGCGACCAAGGGCATCAAATGA